Proteins found in one Oncorhynchus mykiss isolate Arlee chromosome 17, USDA_OmykA_1.1, whole genome shotgun sequence genomic segment:
- the LOC110485526 gene encoding immune-associated nucleotide-binding protein 13: MATSLKSVLDVGNGGTAEEEQKRLPYRDASESADETREEQPEPPVPDCQSMKSDKSMLLPLVFNGVCPTYDGRSQSLETNSSVCSSDGCEMNSQGSVVTHQRRKCDICVGRIHKAVKFCKVCKAVYCEDHIRDHYMAPGLRKHTVVDATDDHGHVEIERTSTQVGLWKKNVVLFCILILILLGLVGGLWYHMSPRVEGKGRLDMRIVLLGKTGSGKSSTGNTILGREAFRAEASPVSVTTQCEKHNVVIGQNIITVIDTPGILGTLLQPEEVMVKTAECINTTPHIFLLVIRLEEFTDEDRKSVQWIQEHFGEEALKYTIVLFTGVDQLEGKSVQMFIQGSSHLLQVINSCGDRYHVFNNKDKNDNTQVSELLEKIDELLNGYRGYHHEADLLTQERVREEDIRKRERAQILQEEGIKREAAEREIRKEEETKRKELNDLALKAIEKSTEKISDSDMKFKLTIIVATIITLIIIWCGKSKVDRMQEKNMISIQNEQKLEKEIRRIKEEYEKEKEKREKEIRLLKEELNRKVKEEEKEGMSTSFSQDIFKCC; this comes from the exons atggctacttccttgaaaagcGTGCTTGATGTAGGAAATGGAGGCACTgcagaggaagaacaaaaaagGCTTCCATACCGTGATGCTAGCGAGAGCGCAGATGAAACAAG GGAAGAACAACCAGAACCACCTGTTCCTGATTGTCAGTCCATGAAGAGTGATAAATCCATGCTTCTTCCACTAGTTTTCAACGGTGTCTGCCCAACCTATGATGGCAG GAGCCAGTCTCTGGAGACAAACTCCTCAGTGTGTAGTTCAGATGGCTGTGAGATGAATTCACAAGGATCTGTTGTTACACACCAAAG ACGGAAGTGTGACATATGTGTGGGGCGCATTCACAAAGCTGTGAAGTTCTGCAAAGTTTGTAAGGCTGTGTACTGTGAGGACCATATTAGAGATCACTACATGGCCCCAGGACTAAGGAAACACACAGTAGTGGATGCCACTGATGACCACGGCCATGTTGAAATAGAAAGGACTTCGACTCAG GTTGGCTTATGGAAAAAGAATGTAGTCCTTTTCTGCATCCTCATACTTATACTTCTGGGTCTGGTGGGAGGACTTTGGTATCATATGAGTCCCAGAGTGGAGG GTAAGGGGAGACTTGACATGAGGATTGTTCTGCTGGGTAAGACTGGATCAGGGAAGAGTTCAACAGGAAACACCATCCTGGGGAGAGAGGCGTTTCGAGCAGAGGCTTCTCCAGTGTCTGTGACCACACAGTGTGAGAAACACAATGTTGTTATTGGTCAGAATATAATAACTGTGATTGACACTCCAGGTATCTTAGGCACATTGTTGCAACCTGAGGAAGTTATGGTTAAAACTGCTGAGTGCATTAACACCACACCTCATATCTTCCTATTGGTGATCAGGCTGGAGGAATTCACAGATGAGGACAGAAAGTCAGTACAATGGATCCAGGAACATTTTGGAGAGGAGGCTTTAAAGTACACGATCGTTCTGTTCACTGGGGTAGACCAGCTAGAGGGGAAGTCAGTACAGATGTTTATACAGGGCAGCAGCCATCTACTACAAGTCATTAACAGTTGTGGGGACAGATACCATGTATTTAACAACAAGGACAAGAATGACAACACTCAGGTCTCAGAGCTGCTAGAGAAGATAGATGAATTACTGAATGGGTATAGGGGTTATCATCATGAGGCAGACTTGCTGACACAGGAAAGGGTTAGGGAAGAGGACatcaggaagagggagagggctcAGATACTACAAGAGGAGGGGATAAAGAGGGAGGCAGCAGAAAGAGAGATTAGAAAGGAAgaggagacaaagagaaaggagCTAAATGATCTGGCATTGAAGGCTATTGAAAAATCGACAGAGAAAATCTCAGATTCAGACATGAAGTTTAAACTGACAATCATTGTTGCAACAATCATCACTCTTATCATAATTTGGTGCGGTAAGTCCAAGGTAGATAGAATGCAGGAAAAAAATATGATATCAATACAGAATGAACAGAAACTGGAGAAGGAAATTAGACGTATTAAAGAGGAATATGAAAAGGAaaaggaaaagagggagaaggaaaTCAGATTGTTGAAAGAAGAGCTAAATAGAAAGGTAAAGGAAGAAGAAAAAGAGGGAATGAGCACAAGTTTTTCCCAAGATATTTTTAAATGTTGTTAA